In the genome of Bacillus sp. S3, one region contains:
- a CDS encoding thioredoxin family protein, producing the protein MKNLESMEQFAQLRDGSKTIFMFSANWCGDCRFIEPVLPEIEAKFTEFTFIHVDRDQFIDLCQQVDVYGIPSFIAYENGKELGRFVSKDRKTQEEIEAFISGLK; encoded by the coding sequence GTGAAAAATTTAGAGTCTATGGAGCAATTTGCACAACTTCGTGATGGATCCAAAACTATTTTTATGTTTTCAGCAAATTGGTGTGGGGATTGCCGTTTTATCGAACCGGTGCTGCCAGAAATTGAAGCTAAATTTACAGAATTTACGTTTATTCATGTGGACCGTGATCAATTTATTGATTTATGCCAACAAGTAGACGTATATGGCATTCCAAGCTTTATCGCTTATGAAAACGGAAAAGAGCTTGGCCGCTTTGTAAGTAAAGACCGTAAAACCCAGGAAGAAATTGAAGCTTTCATTTCAGGTTTAAAATAA
- a CDS encoding DUF84 family protein, giving the protein MKIIIGSKNPAKINAVKNSFADQETEFVSLDIPSDVGEQPFSDEETIRGAINRAVGALKQGNGDIGIGLEGGVQETSHGLLLCNWGALAAHNMEPIIAGGARFLLPEEIAVRLRAGEELGPVMEIFAKMKNVRKHEGAVGIFTNGMINRVDMFTHVANLLVGQYRYQQGS; this is encoded by the coding sequence ATGAAAATCATCATCGGTTCAAAAAATCCAGCAAAAATTAATGCTGTAAAAAATAGTTTCGCAGACCAAGAAACAGAGTTTGTTTCACTCGATATTCCTTCTGATGTAGGCGAGCAGCCGTTTTCAGATGAGGAAACCATCCGCGGTGCCATCAATCGAGCTGTAGGAGCGTTAAAGCAAGGTAATGGAGACATTGGCATTGGACTAGAAGGCGGTGTCCAGGAAACGAGCCACGGGCTATTGCTTTGCAATTGGGGAGCATTAGCCGCTCATAACATGGAGCCGATTATTGCCGGCGGAGCAAGATTTCTTCTCCCCGAAGAAATTGCAGTAAGGCTAAGAGCCGGAGAAGAACTCGGTCCGGTTATGGAGATTTTTGCAAAAATGAAAAATGTTAGGAAACATGAAGGAGCAGTTGGGATTTTTACGAATGGCATGATTAATCGGGTTGATATGTTTACACATGTGGCGAATCTATTAGTTGGACAATATCGCTATCAACAAGGCAGTTAG
- a CDS encoding M42 family metallopeptidase translates to MNEQTLKLFQTLTELPGAPGNEHLVRKFMREQLTPYADEIIQDQLGSIFGVKKGAGGPAVMVAGHMDEVGFMVTAITDNGMLRFQTLGGWWSQVLLAQRVQVMTKNGPVVGVVGSIPPHLLDDSKKNKPMEIKNMLIDIGADNREDAKRIGIKPGDPILPICPFTPMANPKKILAKAWDNRYGCGLAIELLQELKDETLPNTLYSGATVQEEVGLRGAQTAANMIKPDIFFAMDASPANDMTGDKNEFGQLGKGTLLRILDRSMVTHRGMREFVLDTAETNKIPYQYFVSQGGTDAGRVHLSNEGVPSAVIGICSRYIHTHASIIHVDDYAAAKQLLVKLVKACDQTTVDTIKANS, encoded by the coding sequence ATGAACGAACAGACCTTAAAGCTTTTTCAAACATTAACCGAGCTTCCGGGCGCACCCGGAAATGAACATTTAGTAAGAAAGTTTATGCGGGAACAATTGACTCCTTACGCAGATGAAATTATTCAGGATCAATTAGGCAGTATCTTTGGAGTGAAAAAAGGAGCGGGTGGTCCTGCAGTCATGGTAGCGGGGCACATGGATGAAGTCGGTTTTATGGTTACTGCCATCACTGATAATGGAATGCTCCGTTTTCAAACACTGGGAGGTTGGTGGAGTCAGGTTCTTCTCGCCCAGCGTGTTCAAGTTATGACAAAGAATGGCCCTGTCGTAGGTGTTGTTGGTTCAATTCCTCCGCATCTGTTAGACGATTCAAAGAAAAATAAACCAATGGAAATAAAAAATATGCTCATCGATATTGGCGCGGATAACCGCGAAGATGCAAAGCGGATTGGGATTAAGCCAGGGGATCCGATTTTGCCGATTTGTCCATTTACCCCAATGGCAAATCCAAAGAAAATCTTGGCAAAGGCTTGGGATAATCGGTACGGCTGCGGACTTGCGATTGAATTATTGCAAGAGCTAAAGGATGAAACATTGCCAAATACCTTGTATTCCGGGGCAACCGTTCAGGAGGAGGTCGGTTTACGAGGTGCGCAGACAGCAGCCAATATGATTAAACCTGATATCTTTTTTGCCATGGACGCAAGCCCGGCCAATGATATGACTGGTGATAAAAATGAATTTGGCCAATTAGGAAAAGGGACATTGCTTCGAATACTTGACCGTTCTATGGTAACCCATCGCGGAATGAGAGAGTTTGTTCTCGATACAGCAGAAACAAATAAGATCCCATATCAATATTTTGTTTCACAGGGTGGAACAGACGCAGGAAGGGTTCATTTATCTAATGAGGGTGTTCCAAGTGCAGTAATCGGTATTTGTTCGCGCTACATTCATACTCATGCCTCCATCATTCATGTGGATGATTACGCAGCGGCAAAACAGTTATTGGTTAAACTCGTCAAAGCATGTGACCAAACAACAGTAGACACAATTAAAGCAAATAGCTAA
- a CDS encoding PepSY domain-containing protein codes for MNWKSFLLGAAAGVISGYVTKEILNKKTKVSPEKVLEHVKKQFKQHGPISGSWIHMAAEPYQKQHLNYQVYKGGISKQNDGANEQYEFIADASTGTILDLRSLTEELV; via the coding sequence ATGAACTGGAAGTCATTTTTACTTGGTGCCGCAGCGGGGGTAATCAGCGGCTACGTAACAAAAGAAATCTTAAACAAAAAAACAAAAGTGTCACCTGAAAAAGTATTAGAGCATGTAAAAAAGCAATTTAAACAACATGGGCCAATCAGCGGCTCATGGATTCATATGGCAGCTGAACCGTATCAAAAACAGCATTTGAACTATCAGGTTTATAAAGGCGGCATTTCTAAACAAAATGATGGTGCAAATGAACAATACGAATTTATTGCGGATGCATCCACCGGAACCATTTTGGATCTGCGTTCGTTAACAGAAGAGCTGGTTTAA
- a CDS encoding YtnP family quorum-quenching lactonase has product METLKVGNVLLTWLSGGVTNLDGGAMFGVVPKGLWSKKYPANEKNQIELPTDPILIQMEGKNLLVESGIGKGKLTDKQLRNYGVTRESELEESLAQVGLHPEMIDYVLMTHLHFDHVGGLTKLVDGKYVSTFPNAKIITSQVEWDEMRQPNVRSKNTYWKENWQAIETQVIPFEEKWNFGAITMIHTGGHSNGHSILIIEDQGEMSIHMADLMATHAHQNVLWVMAYDDYPMDSIAAKEKWLPFGLAKNAWFTFYHDAFYRAVKWGQDGKEIVESIKRER; this is encoded by the coding sequence ATGGAGACATTAAAAGTTGGAAACGTTTTATTAACCTGGTTATCGGGAGGCGTAACAAACTTGGACGGCGGTGCTATGTTTGGCGTGGTCCCAAAGGGATTATGGTCGAAAAAGTATCCGGCAAATGAAAAAAACCAAATTGAACTGCCAACAGACCCTATTTTAATCCAGATGGAAGGGAAAAATCTTTTAGTCGAATCTGGCATAGGAAAAGGAAAATTAACCGACAAACAGTTAAGAAATTATGGTGTAACAAGAGAATCGGAGCTTGAGGAATCATTAGCTCAAGTTGGGTTACATCCTGAAATGATTGACTATGTACTAATGACACATTTGCATTTTGACCATGTTGGCGGCTTGACCAAGCTTGTGGACGGCAAGTATGTTTCAACCTTTCCAAATGCAAAAATTATTACTTCTCAAGTAGAATGGGACGAAATGCGTCAGCCTAATGTCCGTTCGAAAAATACATATTGGAAAGAAAATTGGCAGGCAATCGAAACACAAGTGATTCCTTTTGAGGAAAAGTGGAATTTCGGAGCCATTACAATGATTCATACAGGCGGACATAGTAATGGACATTCAATCTTGATCATCGAGGATCAGGGCGAAATGTCTATTCACATGGCAGACCTGATGGCGACACATGCCCATCAGAATGTACTATGGGTTATGGCTTACGATGATTACCCAATGGATTCGATTGCGGCAAAGGAAAAATGGCTGCCATTCGGTTTAGCAAAAAACGCCTGGTTTACCTTTTATCATGATGCTTTTTACCGGGCTGTTAAATGGGGACAGGATGGAAAAGAAATAGTGGAAAGCATTAAAAGAGAAAGATAA
- the trmB gene encoding tRNA (guanosine(46)-N7)-methyltransferase TrmB — translation MRLRHKPWAKEKLEEHPQFIVANPEMHKGKWHEVFEKDQPLHIEVGTGKGQFITEMAKANPGINYMGIELYDSVIVAALDRLIEADLPNVKLLNVNAADLAKYFTKNDVDRVYLNFSDPWPKVRHEKRRLTYKDFLKLYQDILVDGGEIHFKTDNQGLFEYSLMSFSAYGLLLKYVSLDFHQSGYEGNIMTEYEQKFSEQGNRIYRCEVKYQN, via the coding sequence ATGAGACTTAGACATAAGCCTTGGGCAAAGGAGAAATTAGAAGAGCATCCACAATTTATCGTCGCCAATCCCGAAATGCACAAAGGAAAATGGCATGAGGTTTTTGAAAAAGACCAGCCGCTTCATATCGAAGTCGGTACAGGAAAAGGTCAATTTATCACCGAGATGGCAAAAGCGAATCCCGGCATTAATTATATGGGAATTGAGTTATATGACAGTGTCATCGTAGCAGCATTGGATCGTTTAATTGAGGCTGATTTACCAAATGTAAAGCTTTTGAACGTCAATGCGGCTGATTTAGCAAAGTATTTTACTAAAAATGATGTGGATCGGGTTTACTTGAACTTTTCAGATCCATGGCCTAAAGTCCGCCATGAGAAAAGAAGATTAACGTATAAAGATTTCTTAAAACTTTATCAAGATATTTTGGTCGATGGCGGCGAAATTCATTTTAAAACAGATAATCAAGGTTTATTTGAATACTCACTCATGAGCTTTTCCGCTTATGGTTTATTATTAAAATATGTAAGCCTCGATTTTCATCAAAGTGGTTATGAAGGAAACATCATGACCGAATACGAGCAGAAATTTTCCGAGCAAGGCAATCGGATTTATCGCTGCGAGGTAAAATATCAAAACTAA
- a CDS encoding YtzH-like family protein, translating to MPLSHDDQVTLLKDILNNHQTDCCGSVAECEQLERLIKSLMVNTQVDQNVKNILQEVYHYSQHGSQTADLDQHILSNQENLSQWVSDIGQFS from the coding sequence ATGCCATTAAGTCACGATGACCAAGTTACATTATTGAAAGATATCTTAAACAATCATCAAACAGACTGCTGCGGATCCGTTGCAGAATGTGAACAGCTCGAACGCTTAATTAAATCGCTGATGGTCAACACTCAAGTCGATCAAAATGTGAAAAACATCTTACAGGAGGTCTACCATTACAGCCAGCACGGTTCACAGACTGCCGATTTAGACCAGCATATTTTATCAAACCAAGAAAACTTATCCCAATGGGTAAGCGATATTGGTCAATTTTCATAA
- a CDS encoding phosphotransferase family protein — protein sequence MEHLLGQEWEITPAGGKTGEAFYAEYEDQRLFLKRNSSPFLAVLSAEGIVPKLVWTKRLENGDVITAQQWLPGRELTPSEMNQDNVARLLKKIHCSEPMLGMLSRIEHSPLLPEPILQSVISELDDEVITLPESQKAMSFLKKEAMHIYCDEKVVCHGDVNHNNWLLSDDNQLYLIDWDGAMIADPAIDLGLLLYWYIPEKNWQDWLTLYGKELTDHLKLRMKWYVTIQTLSSIQWYKNKNRLEEMNKWIRFINEIL from the coding sequence TTGGAACATTTACTAGGACAAGAGTGGGAAATTACCCCCGCTGGAGGCAAAACGGGAGAAGCCTTTTATGCGGAATATGAAGATCAAAGGCTTTTTTTAAAGCGGAATTCCTCTCCATTCCTTGCAGTACTCTCAGCAGAAGGAATCGTCCCAAAGCTAGTTTGGACAAAACGATTGGAAAATGGAGATGTAATCACAGCGCAGCAATGGCTTCCTGGCCGAGAATTAACGCCGTCAGAAATGAACCAAGATAATGTTGCAAGATTGCTTAAGAAAATTCATTGTTCGGAGCCAATGCTTGGCATGTTAAGCCGGATTGAACATTCACCCTTACTTCCGGAGCCTATTTTGCAATCGGTAATATCCGAATTGGATGATGAGGTTATTACCTTACCGGAATCACAGAAAGCAATGAGCTTTCTAAAAAAGGAAGCCATGCACATTTATTGCGATGAAAAAGTCGTTTGTCATGGGGATGTCAATCATAACAACTGGCTGCTCTCTGATGACAACCAGCTGTACTTGATTGATTGGGACGGGGCGATGATTGCCGACCCCGCCATCGACCTGGGATTGCTCCTCTATTGGTACATTCCTGAAAAAAACTGGCAGGATTGGCTTACACTCTACGGAAAAGAGCTGACAGACCATCTAAAGCTGAGAATGAAATGGTATGTGACGATTCAAACTTTATCTTCCATTCAATGGTATAAAAATAAGAACCGTCTGGAAGAAATGAATAAATGGATTCGGTTTATAAACGAAATCCTCTAA